The proteins below come from a single Oncorhynchus keta strain PuntledgeMale-10-30-2019 chromosome 32, Oket_V2, whole genome shotgun sequence genomic window:
- the LOC118365585 gene encoding phosphoribosyl pyrophosphate synthase-associated protein 1 isoform X2: MNVAKSGYRVFSANSTAACTELAKKITERLGVELGKSVVYQESNRETRVDVKESVRGQTIFIIQTIPRDVNTAIMELLIMAYALKTSCAKNIIGVIPYFPYSKQCKMRKRGSIVCKLLASMLAKAGLTHIITMDLHQKEIQGFFSFPVDNLRASPFLLQYIQEEVPDYRNAIIVAKSPSAAKRAQSYAERLRLGLAVMHGEAQCSESDMADGRHSPPCVRNTSGHPGLELPLMMAKEKPPITVVGDVGGRIAIIVDDIIDDVEDFVAAAEILKERGAYKIYIMATHGLLSADAPRLIEESAIDEVVVTNTVPHEVQKLQCPKIKTVDVSMILAEAIRRIHNGESMAYLFRNITVDD, translated from the exons ATGAATGTCGCAAAAAGTGGTTATCGGGTCTTCTCTGCCAATTCTACTGCAGCATGTACAGAACTAGCCAAGAAGATAACCGA AAGACTAGGAGTTGAATTGGGCAAGTCGGTGGTCTATCAAGAGTCTAATAGAG AGACCAGAGTAGACGTGAAGGAATCTGTTCGCGGCCAAACTATCTTCATCATCCAGACCATACCCAG AGATGTCAACACGGCCATCATGGAGCTGCTGATCATGGCCTACGCCCTTAAGACCTCCTGTGCAAAGAACATAATTGGGGTCATTCCCTATTTCCCCTACAGCAAGCAGTGCAAGATGAGAAAAAGGGGTTCCATAGTGTGCAAGCTGCTGGCTTCCATGCTAGCCAAAGCAG gTTTAACTCACATCATCACCATGGACTTACATCAGAAGGAGATTCAGGGCTTCTTCAGTTTTCCAGTGGACAACCTGCGTGCCTCCCCCTTCCTGCTTCAGTACATCCAGGAGGAG GTCCCAGATTACAGAAACGCCATTATTGTTGCAAAGTCACCGTCTGCTGCTAAGAG AGCTCAGTCCTATGCAGAGCGACTGCGTTTGGGCCTGGCAGTGATGCATGGCGAGGCTCAGTGTTCAGAGTCTGACATGGCGGATGGACGACACTCTCCCCCCTGTGTCCGTAACACCTCAGGACACCCTGGGCTGGAGTTGCCTT TAATGATGGCCAAGGAGAAGCCCCCGATCACTGTTGTAGGAGATGTCGGTGGAAGAATCGCCATCATTGTT GATGACATCATCGACGACGTGGAGGACTTTGTGGCGGCAGCTGAGATTCTGAAGGAGAGAGGAGCTTATAAGATCTACATCATGGCTACACATGGGCTGCTGTCTGCCGATGCCCCCCGTCTTATTGAGGAGTCCGCCATCGACGAG GTGGTGGTGACTAACACCGTCCCTCACGAGGTACAGAAGCTCCAGTGTCCCAAGATCAAGACAGTGGACGTCAGTATGATCCTGGCCGAGGCCATCCGACGCATCCACAATGGGGAGTCCATGGCCTACCTATTCCGCAACATCACGGTGGACGACTAG
- the LOC118365585 gene encoding phosphoribosyl pyrophosphate synthase-associated protein 1 isoform X1, whose translation MNVAKSGYRVFSANSTAACTELAKKITERLGVELGKSVVYQESNRETRVDVKESVRGQTIFIIQTIPRDVNTAIMELLIMAYALKTSCAKNIIGVIPYFPYSKQCKMRKRGSIVCKLLASMLAKAGLTHIITMDLHQKEIQGFFSFPVDNLRASPFLLQYIQEEVPDYRNAIIVAKSPSAAKRAQSYAERLRLGLAVMHGEAQCSESDMADGRHSPPCVRNTSGHPGLELPSGSKQQAPFPGIELPIMMAKEKPPITVVGDVGGRIAIIVDDIIDDVEDFVAAAEILKERGAYKIYIMATHGLLSADAPRLIEESAIDEVVVTNTVPHEVQKLQCPKIKTVDVSMILAEAIRRIHNGESMAYLFRNITVDD comes from the exons ATGAATGTCGCAAAAAGTGGTTATCGGGTCTTCTCTGCCAATTCTACTGCAGCATGTACAGAACTAGCCAAGAAGATAACCGA AAGACTAGGAGTTGAATTGGGCAAGTCGGTGGTCTATCAAGAGTCTAATAGAG AGACCAGAGTAGACGTGAAGGAATCTGTTCGCGGCCAAACTATCTTCATCATCCAGACCATACCCAG AGATGTCAACACGGCCATCATGGAGCTGCTGATCATGGCCTACGCCCTTAAGACCTCCTGTGCAAAGAACATAATTGGGGTCATTCCCTATTTCCCCTACAGCAAGCAGTGCAAGATGAGAAAAAGGGGTTCCATAGTGTGCAAGCTGCTGGCTTCCATGCTAGCCAAAGCAG gTTTAACTCACATCATCACCATGGACTTACATCAGAAGGAGATTCAGGGCTTCTTCAGTTTTCCAGTGGACAACCTGCGTGCCTCCCCCTTCCTGCTTCAGTACATCCAGGAGGAG GTCCCAGATTACAGAAACGCCATTATTGTTGCAAAGTCACCGTCTGCTGCTAAGAG AGCTCAGTCCTATGCAGAGCGACTGCGTTTGGGCCTGGCAGTGATGCATGGCGAGGCTCAGTGTTCAGAGTCTGACATGGCGGATGGACGACACTCTCCCCCCTGTGTCCGTAACACCTCAGGACACCCTGGGCTGGAGTTGCCTT CTGGCAGCAAACAACAAGCTCCGTTCCCAGGCATAGAGCTCCCAA TAATGATGGCCAAGGAGAAGCCCCCGATCACTGTTGTAGGAGATGTCGGTGGAAGAATCGCCATCATTGTT GATGACATCATCGACGACGTGGAGGACTTTGTGGCGGCAGCTGAGATTCTGAAGGAGAGAGGAGCTTATAAGATCTACATCATGGCTACACATGGGCTGCTGTCTGCCGATGCCCCCCGTCTTATTGAGGAGTCCGCCATCGACGAG GTGGTGGTGACTAACACCGTCCCTCACGAGGTACAGAAGCTCCAGTGTCCCAAGATCAAGACAGTGGACGTCAGTATGATCCTGGCCGAGGCCATCCGACGCATCCACAATGGGGAGTCCATGGCCTACCTATTCCGCAACATCACGGTGGACGACTAG
- the LOC118365586 gene encoding ras-related protein Rap-2a-like yields the protein MSLEVKEKTEVRLVFLGAAGVGKTALISRFLQDTFEPKHRRTVEELHSKEFDIGGAKVTIHIMDTSGSYSFPAMRKLCIQNSDAFALVYAINDPDSLEAVKSLRDEILAVKEDKFTPIVVVGNKTDRHGERTVSSEDVLSTVELDWNNSFLETSAKENNNVLEVFRELLQQANLPSRLSPALRRRRETFPKDGNKRPPMNKTNSCLIS from the coding sequence ATGTCTCTAGAAGTGAAGGAGAAGACTGAGGTGCGTCTGGTGTTCCTGGGGGCGGCTGGCGTGGGAAAGACGGCCCTGATCAGCCGCTTCCTCCAGGACACATTCGAACCCAAGCACCGGCGCACCGTGGAGGAACTGCACAGCAAGGAGTTTGATATCGGAGGGGCCAAGGTCACCATCCACATCATGGACACCAGCGGCAGCTACTCCTTCCCAGCCATGAGGAAGCTCTGCATTCAGAACAGCGACGCGTTTGCCCTTGTGTACGCCATCAATGACCCGGACTCCCTGGAGGCTGTCAAGAGCCTGCGAGACGAGATCCTGGCGGTCAAAGAAGACAAGTTCACACCCATCGTGGTGGTCGGCAACAAGACGGACCGGCATGGCGAGCGGACGGTGTCCAGCGAAGACGTGCTGTCCACTGTGGAGCTGGACTGGAACAACAGCTTCTTGGAGACGTCTGCCAAGGAGAACAACAACGTACTGGAGGTGTTCAGAGAGCTGCTGCAACAAGCCAACCTGCCCAGCCGGCTGAGCCCCGCACTGAGACGACGCAGGGAGACCTTCCCCAAAGACGGCAACAAACGGCCCCCCATGAACAAGACCAACAGCTGTCTCATTTCCTAA